In Kordia antarctica, the following proteins share a genomic window:
- a CDS encoding prolyl oligopeptidase family serine peptidase, whose translation MIKKLTYIFLTTLLIISCSEEVYRGESIKGVNAVDTYHGIELNDPYRNLENLKDSTVLNWMKQQNDYAENIVANISGRNRLIEIQKRIDENKGHSAKQIRIIPSGQYFYLKKFAEEDVFNVYYRDSLHGEEKMIFNVNVYLKKNSKENYVINYIKPNWSGTKIALSFSEKGNEISEIVVFDRETNTILPNVYPNSAPASLEGIHWLSDDSGFMCSYLPYTDPTDENFWLDTKTFLYKIGNDKGKDIFSKNNNPELAINIEDFPTVYNYSNDDAYLFGEISGDSDYQDMYYMHESEINAEKTKWNLLFTKDEKISRFMVVGKDIIYLTAKNASNFKICKTALENPNFESPEVIITEREDAVISNFQITKDGFFYVSVKNGIEAKLFHVKDTTTKEINLPSTAGSISIGSFGTNHADLRIYTSGWTNPLMIYEYDVNKNNFSQSNIINSIFPDGFKDFTAEEIEIPSHDGTMLPVSLIYKKGMKKNSKNPTLFYSYGSYGSSLSPFFSTNFLLWVKEGGIIVMPHVRGGGEKGDAWHKAGMKTTKPNSWKDFIAAVEYMIANKYTSPDKTVIWGTSAGGIVVGRAMTERPDLFKAVLGFAPAMNMVRSEIQPNGLNSIKEFGTVKDSTEFRALLEMDSYHNIKKGEKYPAVLILAGLKDGRVVAWDPAKFVAKLLDSSTSKSPILFLVDSDAGHGGINLTENKLHVNYANMFSFAFWQTGHPDYKLDEESK comes from the coding sequence ATGATTAAAAAATTAACATACATATTCTTAACAACACTTTTAATAATTTCCTGTTCGGAAGAAGTATATCGAGGTGAATCCATAAAAGGAGTGAATGCAGTTGATACCTATCATGGTATTGAATTAAATGATCCTTATAGAAATTTGGAAAATTTAAAAGATTCTACAGTTTTAAACTGGATGAAACAACAAAACGATTATGCAGAAAATATTGTTGCAAATATTTCTGGAAGAAATCGTTTGATCGAAATTCAAAAAAGAATTGATGAAAATAAAGGACACAGTGCAAAACAAATTAGGATCATTCCATCGGGTCAATATTTTTATTTAAAAAAGTTTGCTGAGGAAGATGTTTTTAATGTTTACTACCGTGACAGTTTACATGGAGAAGAAAAAATGATTTTCAATGTGAATGTCTATTTAAAAAAGAATTCAAAAGAAAATTATGTAATCAATTACATCAAACCCAATTGGAGCGGAACTAAAATAGCCTTGAGTTTTTCTGAAAAAGGAAATGAAATATCTGAAATAGTAGTTTTTGATAGAGAAACGAATACTATTTTACCAAACGTGTATCCTAATAGCGCTCCTGCTAGTTTAGAAGGCATTCATTGGCTCTCTGATGACTCAGGTTTTATGTGTTCTTATTTACCCTATACGGATCCAACTGATGAAAATTTTTGGCTGGATACGAAAACGTTTCTTTATAAAATAGGGAATGACAAAGGCAAAGATATTTTTTCAAAAAACAATAATCCTGAGTTAGCTATTAACATTGAAGATTTTCCAACGGTCTACAATTATTCTAACGATGACGCTTATTTATTCGGTGAAATTTCAGGCGATTCAGACTATCAAGATATGTATTACATGCATGAATCGGAAATCAATGCTGAAAAAACGAAGTGGAACTTATTATTCACAAAAGATGAAAAGATATCTAGGTTTATGGTTGTTGGAAAAGACATAATATACTTAACTGCAAAAAACGCCTCCAACTTTAAAATCTGTAAAACAGCTCTTGAAAACCCTAATTTTGAATCTCCTGAAGTTATTATAACGGAACGAGAAGATGCTGTCATTTCTAATTTTCAGATTACCAAAGACGGATTCTTCTATGTTTCAGTCAAAAATGGAATTGAGGCTAAGTTATTTCATGTAAAAGATACTACAACAAAGGAAATCAATTTACCGTCTACCGCAGGAAGCATATCTATTGGATCATTTGGTACTAATCATGCTGATTTGCGCATATACACTAGCGGTTGGACAAATCCTTTAATGATATACGAATACGATGTGAACAAAAATAATTTTTCCCAATCGAATATTATTAACTCTATTTTCCCAGATGGATTTAAAGACTTTACTGCTGAAGAAATTGAAATACCATCTCACGACGGAACAATGCTTCCCGTGTCTTTGATCTATAAAAAAGGAATGAAAAAGAACAGTAAAAACCCAACATTGTTTTACAGTTATGGGTCTTACGGTAGTTCACTTTCTCCATTCTTTTCAACAAACTTTTTACTATGGGTAAAAGAAGGCGGTATTATTGTAATGCCACATGTGAGAGGTGGAGGCGAAAAAGGAGATGCTTGGCACAAAGCTGGCATGAAAACAACGAAGCCCAATTCGTGGAAAGATTTTATAGCCGCGGTTGAATATATGATTGCTAATAAATATACGTCGCCCGACAAAACAGTTATTTGGGGAACAAGCGCTGGAGGAATTGTGGTTGGAAGAGCCATGACAGAACGCCCCGATTTATTTAAAGCTGTATTAGGATTTGCGCCTGCGATGAATATGGTGCGCAGTGAAATTCAACCAAATGGATTGAATAGTATTAAAGAATTTGGTACAGTAAAAGATTCAACTGAATTTAGAGCTTTGCTTGAAATGGATTCATATCATAACATTAAAAAAGGAGAAAAATATCCAGCAGTACTAATTTTAGCAGGATTAAAAGATGGTAGAGTTGTCGCATGGGATCCTGCAAAGTTTGTTGCAAAGCTTTTAGATTCAAGCACATCGAAATCACCTATTCTTTTTTTGGTAGATTCTGATGCGGGACATGGAGGCATAAATTTAACTGAGAATAAACTTCATGTAAACTATGCAAATATGTTTTCATTTGCTTTTTGGCAAACTGGACATCCAGATTATAAACTTGATGAAGAGTCTAAATAA
- a CDS encoding S8 family serine peptidase: MKHFKFFIALLSCCLIIACASQQNKVSKTPQTVTAAFAKKQAFTKEEKKNWHLKDIFEDSIPGISLDKAYTFLKNKKSDTIIIALIDTELHIDHEDLKSQIWINKDEIPNNNIDDDNNGYIDDIHGWNFLQTTKKGAVLYANHSFIRIIKMYDSLFKDKEEIQIPESQKKEYKEYLRAIKTYNKEKKGVEDDITTYNRIKDKFIKADRLLTTYFPKKDYTIPQLDSLLQATTDSILKMRIGNMKYYLKNNMDVKWTDRGIKEENKKLNTWLSFTYDDRQNQRDNVDNLNDVPYGNNNVQGTLRGSHGTRVMSIIAATRNNDIGINGFSNSVKVMFLGVAPLGNEHDKDIALAIRYAVDNGAKIINMSIGKEFSMHPKWIEEAIKYAESKDVLIVSSAGNKSYDLNNEFDYPDDYKEDTEYVKNFVKVGASSYKADSTMVWLSSNYSTKNVDIFAPGHKIYCLSRNRTRYSSGTSLASAVVSGIASLIRSYYPNLSAIEVKDIILKSGISFDVDVVRPYPYGDKQDPKKIPFSSLSKSGKIVNAYNALLMAEEVSKKKKND; the protein is encoded by the coding sequence TTGAAGCATTTCAAATTCTTTATCGCACTCTTAAGTTGTTGCCTTATTATTGCATGCGCTTCACAGCAGAATAAGGTGTCAAAAACTCCGCAAACAGTTACCGCTGCTTTTGCCAAAAAACAAGCATTTACTAAGGAAGAAAAGAAAAATTGGCACCTCAAAGACATTTTTGAAGATTCTATTCCAGGGATAAGTCTTGACAAAGCATACACTTTTTTAAAAAATAAAAAATCCGATACCATTATAATAGCTCTTATTGATACTGAATTGCATATAGATCATGAAGATTTAAAAAGTCAAATTTGGATCAACAAAGACGAAATTCCAAACAATAATATTGATGATGATAACAATGGTTACATTGATGATATTCATGGTTGGAATTTTTTACAAACCACTAAAAAAGGTGCTGTTTTATATGCTAATCATTCCTTTATAAGAATCATAAAAATGTATGATTCGCTTTTTAAAGACAAGGAAGAGATTCAAATTCCTGAAAGTCAAAAGAAAGAATATAAAGAGTATCTCAGAGCTATCAAGACTTACAATAAAGAAAAAAAGGGAGTAGAAGATGATATTACTACCTACAATAGAATAAAAGATAAGTTCATAAAAGCAGATAGATTACTAACCACTTATTTCCCTAAAAAAGATTATACAATTCCTCAATTAGATTCTTTATTACAAGCCACAACGGATTCCATACTAAAGATGCGCATTGGAAATATGAAATATTATTTAAAAAATAATATGGATGTAAAATGGACAGATAGAGGTATAAAAGAAGAAAATAAAAAACTAAATACATGGCTAAGCTTTACATATGATGATCGACAAAATCAAAGAGATAATGTAGATAATCTAAATGATGTTCCGTATGGGAATAATAATGTACAAGGGACTCTAAGAGGAAGTCATGGAACAAGAGTAATGTCCATTATTGCCGCTACTCGAAATAATGATATTGGAATAAACGGTTTTAGCAATTCAGTTAAAGTTATGTTTTTAGGTGTCGCTCCTCTTGGAAATGAACATGATAAAGACATTGCTTTAGCCATTAGATATGCGGTGGATAATGGTGCTAAAATTATTAACATGAGTATTGGTAAAGAGTTTTCTATGCATCCAAAATGGATAGAAGAAGCAATCAAATATGCTGAAAGTAAAGATGTTCTCATTGTTTCTTCTGCTGGAAATAAAAGTTATGATTTGAATAATGAGTTTGATTACCCTGATGATTATAAAGAAGATACGGAATATGTCAAAAACTTTGTCAAAGTAGGTGCGAGTTCGTATAAGGCAGATTCTACCATGGTATGGTTGTCTTCGAATTATAGCACCAAAAATGTAGATATTTTTGCGCCTGGGCATAAAATTTATTGTTTATCAAGGAACAGAACTCGTTATTCTTCAGGGACTTCATTAGCTTCTGCTGTAGTATCTGGCATTGCATCTTTAATTCGCTCCTATTATCCAAACTTATCAGCTATTGAAGTAAAAGATATCATTTTGAAATCAGGCATTTCTTTTGATGTTGATGTTGTACGGCCGTATCCTTATGGAGACAAACAAGATCCTAAAAAAATTCCGTTCAGTTCATTATCCAAATCAGGTAAAATAGTCAATGCCTACAATGCATTACTCATGGCTGAAGAAGTTTCAAAAAAGAAGAAAAATGATTAA
- a CDS encoding helix-turn-helix domain-containing protein, with product MFKDLNVNIYNLLIFAGIIQGIIFGIIVLTNKKYNNKASFSLACVMLLMSLSNLQYWLIDTKTIEKYTFIKFTYIPWHWLIMPFFYLFVYKYLQRKEKLDKKIKLYLFAPFFIVLSIVIVQLIYKFLINPNYELPSHFSRGIFIYLDILSILFIVSIIYMIFKMLKKYEIDNKEYDSLQVISETAWLKRLITIGLITCVFWIVAMAITVYSNEENLALFYFLWLGMSIIIYYLGYVGINKLQLIKERKKIRVTQTAKKIKKNLHDNKLDEIFENFTSIVSEKYTNPNLTLEEISKELNISSSYLSQKIKANSGENFSTYINALRIKKAKKMLINSEYKNYTTTAIGLEAGFNSKSSFYRAFKKNENCTPQQYINSQK from the coding sequence ATGTTTAAAGACCTAAATGTCAATATCTACAACTTATTAATTTTTGCAGGAATAATTCAAGGAATAATTTTTGGAATAATCGTCTTAACTAATAAAAAGTATAATAACAAAGCTAGTTTCTCACTCGCATGCGTTATGTTGCTAATGTCTTTAAGTAATTTGCAGTATTGGTTGATTGATACTAAAACTATAGAAAAATATACGTTTATAAAATTTACTTACATTCCTTGGCATTGGCTTATTATGCCATTCTTTTATTTGTTTGTTTATAAGTACCTTCAAAGAAAAGAAAAATTAGATAAAAAGATCAAACTGTATCTTTTTGCCCCTTTTTTCATTGTACTCTCAATAGTTATAGTTCAGCTTATATATAAATTCTTAATTAATCCAAACTATGAATTGCCATCTCATTTTAGCAGAGGGATTTTTATTTATTTAGATATTTTATCAATTCTTTTCATTGTCAGTATCATATATATGATTTTCAAAATGTTGAAAAAATATGAAATTGATAACAAAGAATATGATTCATTACAAGTTATTTCTGAAACAGCATGGTTAAAACGTCTAATAACGATTGGTCTAATAACATGCGTGTTTTGGATAGTAGCAATGGCTATCACAGTATATTCAAATGAGGAAAACTTAGCTTTATTTTATTTTTTGTGGTTAGGTATGTCAATAATTATTTACTATTTGGGATATGTTGGGATTAATAAATTACAACTAATTAAAGAAAGAAAAAAGATAAGAGTGACTCAAACAGCAAAAAAAATAAAGAAAAATTTACATGATAATAAGCTAGATGAAATTTTCGAAAACTTCACATCTATTGTTTCTGAAAAATATACAAATCCAAATTTAACCTTAGAGGAAATAAGTAAAGAGTTAAATATAAGTTCAAGTTATTTATCTCAAAAAATAAAAGCAAATAGCGGCGAAAATTTTTCTACATATATAAATGCATTAAGAATCAAAAAAGCAAAAAAGATGCTCATTAATAGTGAGTATAAAAACTATACAACAACTGCAATAGGTTTAGAAGCTGGTTTTAATTCTAAGTCAAGCTTTTATAGAGCTTTCAAAAAAAATGAAAATTGTACACCTCAACAATACATAAATTCTCAAAAATAA
- a CDS encoding helix-turn-helix domain-containing protein, giving the protein MKSLKNISIQYCTFILFACFMCNTTVHANEQKEQNFEQTVDSLYAYQKQDVQIEQLLHTQEVFETRYYLSIGIVLLLVLIFGLLCARKTKGYNHLKKIIELLEKNKQNTGSDDKKSNETYIEINETIVNSILENLQAFERERGFLISKITLHQFAKQLKTNTKYLSKVINTYKLKSFRNYINDLRIQHSLQELENNTNYRKYTVKAMAKESGFGTTESFSKAFQKNTGETVSSFLRQF; this is encoded by the coding sequence ATGAAATCATTAAAAAATATAAGTATTCAATATTGTACATTCATACTATTTGCATGTTTTATGTGTAATACAACTGTACATGCTAATGAACAGAAAGAGCAAAATTTTGAACAGACTGTTGATAGTTTATACGCTTACCAAAAACAAGATGTACAAATAGAGCAACTTCTACACACGCAAGAAGTATTTGAAACTAGATATTATTTATCAATAGGAATTGTATTGTTATTAGTACTCATTTTCGGGTTGTTATGCGCTCGAAAAACGAAAGGATACAATCATCTTAAAAAAATCATTGAACTACTTGAAAAAAATAAACAAAATACAGGTAGCGATGATAAAAAAAGTAACGAAACATACATAGAAATTAATGAAACAATTGTGAATTCTATTTTAGAAAATCTTCAAGCTTTTGAAAGAGAAAGAGGTTTCCTAATATCAAAAATCACCTTGCATCAATTTGCTAAGCAACTAAAAACGAACACGAAATATTTATCAAAAGTGATTAATACGTATAAGTTAAAATCGTTTCGAAATTACATCAATGATTTACGAATTCAACATAGTCTTCAAGAACTAGAAAACAATACGAATTACAGAAAATATACCGTAAAAGCGATGGCGAAAGAATCGGGTTTTGGTACTACAGAATCCTTTTCAAAAGCATTCCAGAAAAACACAGGCGAAACCGTTTCTAGCTTTCTGAGGCAGTTTTAG